A section of the Streptomyces sp. Je 1-369 genome encodes:
- a CDS encoding ATP-binding protein: protein MTVSVDSTTSATVNSAVPASGSADGAEALRPHAEDAFAAELAALAAQDDRPRPQRWKLSPWAVATYLLGGTLPDGTVITPKYVGPRRIVEVAVTTLATDRALLLLGVPGTAKTWVSEHLAAAVSGDSTLLVQGTAGTPEEAIRYGWNYAQLLAHGPSRDALVPSPVMRAMAEGMTARVEELTRIPADVQDTLITILSEKTLPIPELGQEVQAVRGFSLIATANDRDRGVNDLSSALRRRFNTVVLPLPESAEAEVDIVSRRVDQIGRSLDLPAGPEGIDEIRRVVTVFRELRDGVTADGRTKLKSPSGTLSTAEAISVVTSGLALAAHFGDGVLRSGDVAAGILGAVVRDPAADRVIWQEYLETVVRERDGWKDFYRACREVSA from the coding sequence ATGACCGTTTCCGTCGACTCGACAACGTCCGCGACCGTGAATTCGGCGGTGCCCGCGTCCGGTTCCGCCGATGGTGCGGAAGCGCTCCGCCCGCATGCCGAGGACGCCTTCGCCGCCGAACTCGCCGCGCTGGCCGCCCAGGACGACCGGCCGCGGCCGCAGCGGTGGAAGCTCTCGCCGTGGGCCGTCGCCACCTACCTGCTCGGCGGCACTCTGCCCGACGGCACGGTGATCACGCCGAAGTACGTGGGACCGCGCCGCATTGTCGAGGTCGCCGTCACCACCCTCGCCACCGACCGCGCCCTGCTGCTGCTCGGCGTGCCGGGCACCGCCAAGACCTGGGTGTCCGAGCACCTCGCGGCCGCGGTCAGCGGTGACTCGACCCTGCTCGTGCAGGGCACGGCGGGCACTCCCGAGGAAGCGATCCGGTACGGCTGGAACTACGCCCAGCTGCTCGCCCACGGCCCCAGCCGCGACGCCCTTGTGCCCAGCCCCGTCATGCGCGCGATGGCCGAGGGCATGACGGCGCGCGTCGAGGAGCTGACCCGCATCCCAGCCGACGTGCAGGACACGCTGATCACGATCCTGTCGGAGAAGACACTGCCCATCCCGGAGCTGGGGCAGGAGGTGCAGGCCGTGCGTGGCTTCAGCCTCATCGCGACGGCCAACGACCGCGACCGCGGCGTCAACGACCTGTCGAGCGCGTTGCGCCGCCGCTTCAACACGGTCGTTCTGCCGCTGCCGGAGAGCGCCGAGGCCGAGGTCGACATCGTCTCGCGCCGCGTCGACCAGATCGGCCGCTCCCTCGACCTGCCCGCGGGCCCCGAGGGCATCGACGAGATACGCCGTGTCGTCACCGTCTTCCGTGAATTGCGCGATGGCGTCACGGCGGACGGGCGTACGAAGCTGAAGTCGCCCAGCGGCACGCTGTCCACGGCCGAGGCGATCTCCGTCGTCACCAGCGGCCTCGCGCTGGCAGCCCACTTCGGAGACGGCGTGCTGCGCTCCGGCGATGTGGCGGCCGGCATCCTCGGCGCTGTCGTCCGCGATCCAGCGGCGGACCGTGTGATCTGGCAGGAGTACCTGGAGACGGTCGTGCGCGAGCGCGACGGCTGGAAGGACTTCTACCGCGCGTGCCGAGAGGTGAGCGCATGA